The Firmicutes bacterium HGW-Firmicutes-1 genome includes a window with the following:
- a CDS encoding 30S ribosomal protein S10 codes for MATQKMRISLKAYDHQLIDQSAKKIIETAKKTGAMVSGPIPLPTKREIITILRAVHKYKDSREQFEQRTHKRLIDINMPTAKTVDALMRLELPAGVDIKVDVK; via the coding sequence ATGGCAACTCAAAAAATGAGAATCAGTTTAAAGGCTTACGATCATCAATTAATCGATCAATCAGCTAAGAAAATCATTGAAACAGCTAAGAAGACAGGCGCAATGGTAAGCGGACCTATTCCTCTCCCAACAAAGAGAGAAATAATCACAATTCTTAGAGCGGTTCATAAGTACAAAGACTCGAGAGAGCAATTTGAACAAAGAACCCACAAGAGATTAATTGACATTAACATGCCAACTGCAAAGACAGTAGATGCATTAATGCGTCTAGAACTACCTGCTGGGGTAGACATTAAAGTAGATGTGAAATAA
- a CDS encoding 50S ribosomal protein L3 translates to MKKAIIAQKIGMTQIFMEDGTFVPVTVLQAGPCTVAQVKTEKNDGYSAVQIGFADKKEKHTTKPLQGHFNKAGSEFKRHLKEFKLDGAESYELGQSITADVFEVGDLVDVSGISKGKGFQGSIKRHGQSRGPMAHGSKSHRVSGSMGSASSPSRVYKGKKLPGHMGAEKITVQNLEVVRIDLEDNLILVKGAVPGPKKAIVTIIDAVKA, encoded by the coding sequence ATGAAGAAAGCGATTATAGCTCAAAAAATCGGCATGACACAAATTTTCATGGAAGATGGAACATTTGTACCGGTTACAGTATTACAAGCAGGACCTTGTACAGTTGCACAAGTAAAAACCGAAAAAAACGATGGCTACAGTGCAGTACAAATAGGTTTTGCAGACAAAAAAGAAAAGCACACAACAAAACCATTACAAGGACATTTTAACAAAGCAGGCTCAGAGTTCAAAAGACATCTAAAAGAGTTTAAATTAGATGGTGCAGAAAGTTATGAACTTGGACAATCTATTACTGCAGATGTGTTTGAAGTAGGAGACTTAGTGGATGTTTCTGGTATTTCCAAAGGTAAAGGCTTCCAAGGCTCTATTAAGAGACACGGTCAAAGCAGAGGACCGATGGCCCATGGTTCAAAATCTCATAGAGTTTCTGGTTCAATGGGTTCAGCATCATCACCAAGTAGAGTATACAAAGGTAAAAAATTACCTGGACATATGGGTGCTGAAAAAATTACAGTTCAAAATTTAGAAGTTGTTAGAATCGATTTAGAAGACAACTTAATTCTAGTAAAAGGTGCAGTACCTGGACCTAAAAAAGCAATCGTAACTATTATTGATGCGGTTAAAGCTTAA
- a CDS encoding 50S ribosomal protein L4: MAKVSVYNMEGQQVGELELNDEIFGVDVKNHLMHKSVVGQLANSRQGTQSAKTRAEVRGGGAKPWKQKGTGRARQGSIRSPQWKGGGVVFAPKPRDYSVKLNKKEKRAALKSALTAKVNDQKFIVLDQLVFDEIKTKSMIKVLENLKVSKALIVIADNDKNVVLSARNIADIKTAQTNTINVYDILKYDTFVVTKDAVATIEEVYA; the protein is encoded by the coding sequence ATGGCTAAAGTATCTGTATACAACATGGAAGGTCAACAAGTTGGTGAATTAGAACTCAACGATGAAATCTTTGGCGTTGATGTGAAAAATCACTTAATGCATAAGTCTGTTGTGGGACAGCTCGCAAATAGTCGCCAAGGAACGCAAAGCGCAAAAACTCGCGCAGAAGTACGAGGCGGTGGTGCAAAACCATGGAAACAAAAAGGAACTGGTAGAGCAAGACAAGGTTCTATTAGATCTCCTCAATGGAAAGGTGGCGGTGTTGTATTTGCTCCAAAACCAAGAGATTATTCCGTTAAATTAAACAAAAAAGAAAAAAGAGCAGCACTAAAGTCCGCTTTAACTGCGAAGGTAAATGATCAAAAGTTTATTGTTTTAGATCAACTTGTATTTGATGAGATTAAAACAAAAAGCATGATTAAAGTATTAGAGAACCTAAAGGTATCAAAAGCACTTATCGTAATAGCAGACAATGATAAAAACGTTGTATTATCAGCTAGAAACATTGCTGATATAAAAACTGCACAAACGAATACAATCAATGTTTACGATATTCTAAAATATGATACATTTGTAGTAACTAAAGATGCAGTTGCAACTATTGAGGAGGTGTACGCATAA
- a CDS encoding 50S ribosomal protein L23, with protein sequence MADLKYYDVLLKPVITEKSMNSMSEKKYTFLVHPSATKVQVKEAVEKMFKGTKVKSVNTMNKAGKLKRRGQTAGKTAKTKKAIVALTAESKDIEFFEGM encoded by the coding sequence ATGGCTGACTTAAAATACTATGACGTACTACTAAAACCTGTTATTACCGAAAAAAGCATGAATTCAATGTCCGAAAAGAAATATACTTTCCTAGTTCATCCAAGCGCAACGAAAGTACAAGTAAAAGAAGCAGTTGAAAAAATGTTTAAAGGCACTAAGGTAAAATCAGTTAATACAATGAATAAAGCTGGTAAATTAAAAAGAAGAGGTCAAACTGCTGGTAAAACTGCTAAGACTAAGAAAGCTATTGTAGCACTTACAGCTGAAAGCAAAGATATTGAATTCTTCGAAGGCATGTAA
- a CDS encoding 50S ribosomal protein L2, translating to MGIKKYSPYTPSRRHMTASTFEEITKSTPEKSLVVSLKKHSGRNNQGKITVRHRGGGAKIKYRIIDFKRNKDNVPAKVVAIEYDPNRTANIALLQYDDGEKSYIIAPYKLKVGTKLLNGPEAEIKIGNALPLEFIPVGTSVHNIEMQPGKGGQMVRSAGNVAQLMAKEGKMATLRLPSGEMRMVPVKCRATVGQVGNIDHELITIGKAGRKRHMGIRPTVRGSVMNPNDHPHGGGEGRAPIGRPSPMTPWGKPALGYKTRKKNKQSNKYIVRRRSTKK from the coding sequence ATGGGTATAAAAAAATACAGCCCGTATACACCTTCTAGAAGACATATGACAGCTTCAACTTTTGAGGAGATTACGAAATCAACGCCTGAAAAGTCATTGGTAGTAAGCTTGAAAAAACATTCTGGACGTAATAATCAAGGGAAAATAACTGTAAGACATCGCGGTGGCGGTGCTAAAATCAAGTATAGAATCATTGATTTTAAAAGAAATAAAGATAATGTACCAGCTAAGGTAGTAGCAATTGAGTATGATCCTAACAGAACAGCAAATATTGCATTACTTCAATATGATGATGGTGAAAAAAGCTATATCATTGCACCATACAAATTAAAAGTAGGTACTAAGTTATTGAATGGCCCTGAAGCCGAAATAAAGATAGGTAACGCTCTTCCACTAGAATTCATTCCAGTAGGTACAAGCGTTCACAATATTGAAATGCAACCTGGAAAAGGCGGACAAATGGTTCGTTCAGCAGGAAATGTAGCTCAACTTATGGCAAAAGAAGGCAAAATGGCAACTCTTAGATTACCATCTGGTGAAATGAGAATGGTTCCAGTCAAATGTAGAGCAACAGTAGGTCAAGTAGGAAATATTGATCATGAGCTTATTACAATTGGTAAAGCAGGTCGTAAACGTCACATGGGCATTCGTCCAACAGTTCGTGGATCTGTTATGAACCCTAATGATCATCCACATGGTGGTGGTGAAGGTAGAGCGCCGATTGGTCGTCCAAGTCCTATGACACCTTGGGGTAAACCAGCTCTTGGTTATAAGACAAGAAAGAAAAATAAACAATCAAACAAATATATCGTAAGAAGACGTAGTACTAAGAAATAA
- a CDS encoding 30S ribosomal protein S19: MARSLKKGPFADESLLKKIAALNETESKQVVKTWSRRSTIFPEMVGHTIAVHDGRKHVPVYVGEDMVGHKLGEFVLTRTYKGHTRDEKKSRVR, translated from the coding sequence ATGGCTCGTTCATTGAAAAAAGGACCCTTCGCTGATGAAAGCTTACTTAAGAAAATAGCAGCTTTAAATGAAACTGAAAGCAAACAAGTTGTCAAAACATGGTCAAGAAGATCAACGATTTTCCCTGAAATGGTTGGACATACAATTGCTGTTCATGACGGAAGAAAACACGTACCAGTTTATGTTGGCGAAGACATGGTTGGACATAAATTAGGTGAATTCGTTTTAACTAGGACCTATAAAGGTCATACAAGAGATGAAAAGAAATCAAGAGTGCGTTAG
- a CDS encoding 50S ribosomal protein L22 — protein MAKGHRSQIKRERNANKDARPKAKLSYARVSTTKAKIVLDTIKGKDVVSALGILAYTPRNGARIIEKLLKSAVANAENNSGMNSDTLFIDEAFANKGPSLKRIRPRAQGRAFRIEKKTSHITIILNNK, from the coding sequence ATGGCTAAAGGACATAGAAGTCAGATTAAAAGAGAAAGAAATGCGAATAAAGATGCTAGGCCAAAAGCTAAGTTATCTTACGCAAGAGTATCGACTACAAAAGCAAAAATTGTTCTTGATACAATTAAAGGTAAAGACGTTGTTTCAGCACTTGGTATTTTAGCTTACACACCAAGAAACGGCGCTAGAATTATAGAAAAATTATTAAAATCAGCAGTAGCAAACGCTGAAAATAATAGTGGCATGAATTCAGATACTCTATTTATTGATGAAGCCTTTGCAAACAAAGGACCATCACTTAAGAGAATCAGACCAAGAGCTCAAGGTAGAGCTTTTAGAATTGAAAAGAAAACAAGTCACATTACTATTATCTTAAACAATAAATAG
- a CDS encoding 30S ribosomal protein S3: MGQKVNPHGLRVGIIKDWDSRWYAEKNFSDFLVEDDKLRKLIKKKLFAAGINKIEIERASERIKINIHTAKPGILIGKGGASIEELRKFIQTHTTSKVIVNIMEVKRPEKCAQLVAENVAAQLQNRVSFRRAMKQSMGRAMKAGSKGIKIGCSGRLGGAEMARSESYNEGTIPLQTLRADIEYGFAEANTTYGKVGVKVWIYHGEILPMKDKNKGGVL, translated from the coding sequence ATGGGACAAAAAGTTAATCCACACGGCCTGAGAGTCGGTATCATCAAGGATTGGGATTCAAGATGGTATGCTGAAAAGAACTTTTCTGATTTTTTAGTTGAAGACGACAAACTCAGAAAACTCATTAAGAAAAAATTATTTGCGGCTGGCATCAATAAAATAGAAATTGAAAGAGCATCAGAACGCATAAAAATTAACATTCATACTGCTAAACCAGGTATTCTTATTGGTAAAGGCGGAGCATCAATAGAAGAATTAAGAAAATTTATTCAAACACATACAACTAGTAAAGTAATTGTAAACATTATGGAAGTAAAGAGACCGGAAAAATGTGCTCAGCTTGTTGCTGAAAACGTAGCTGCACAACTTCAAAACCGTGTATCATTCCGTAGAGCAATGAAACAAAGCATGGGTCGTGCTATGAAAGCAGGATCAAAAGGAATAAAAATTGGTTGTTCAGGACGTTTAGGCGGCGCTGAAATGGCTCGTAGTGAGTCTTACAACGAAGGAACTATTCCACTACAAACACTTAGAGCTGATATTGAGTATGGTTTTGCTGAAGCAAACACAACTTATGGTAAAGTTGGCGTAAAAGTATGGATATATCATGGCGAAATTCTTCCTATGAAAGATAAGAACAAAGGAGGAGTACTGTAA
- a CDS encoding 50S ribosomal protein L16 → MLMPKRVKRRKQFRGSMAGKATRGNNISYGEFGIVAMEPCWIKSNQIEAARIAMTRHIKRGGKVWIKIFPDKPVTTKPAETRMGSGKGSPEYWVAVVKPGRVMFELAGVEESVAREALRLAVHKLPCKCKVVSRKDLEGGDNCENN, encoded by the coding sequence ATGTTAATGCCAAAAAGAGTTAAGAGACGTAAGCAATTCCGTGGATCAATGGCTGGAAAAGCTACACGTGGAAACAATATTAGTTATGGAGAATTTGGTATTGTTGCTATGGAACCATGTTGGATTAAATCAAACCAAATAGAAGCAGCCCGTATTGCTATGACTCGTCATATCAAACGTGGTGGTAAAGTTTGGATCAAAATATTCCCAGACAAACCTGTTACAACGAAACCTGCTGAAACAAGAATGGGATCTGGTAAAGGTTCTCCTGAGTACTGGGTAGCAGTTGTAAAACCTGGAAGAGTTATGTTTGAACTTGCAGGTGTAGAAGAATCAGTAGCAAGAGAAGCACTAAGATTAGCTGTGCATAAATTACCATGCAAATGCAAAGTTGTTTCTCGTAAGGATTTAGAAGGCGGTGATAATTGTGAAAACAACTAA
- a CDS encoding 50S ribosomal protein L29, whose product MKTTKFLDELKTKSAVELQSELVAAKKELFNLRFQNATNQLENTGRITEVRKNIARIQTIITEQSKVSK is encoded by the coding sequence GTGAAAACAACTAAATTTTTAGACGAATTAAAGACCAAATCCGCTGTGGAATTACAATCCGAATTAGTGGCTGCAAAAAAAGAGTTATTTAATTTGAGATTTCAAAATGCAACAAATCAATTAGAAAATACAGGCAGAATTACTGAAGTTCGCAAAAATATTGCTAGAATTCAAACAATTATAACTGAACAAAGTAAAGTAAGCAAATAA
- a CDS encoding 30S ribosomal protein S17 has translation MEERNMRKTRTGRVVSDKMDKTIVVAVQTSVKHPLYSKVIKRTYKLKAHDENNECGIGDRVKVMETRPISKDKRWRLVQIVEKAK, from the coding sequence GTGGAAGAAAGAAATATGAGAAAAACTCGTACAGGTAGAGTTGTAAGTGATAAAATGGATAAAACCATTGTTGTAGCTGTGCAAACCAGTGTTAAGCATCCACTTTATAGCAAAGTAATTAAAAGAACTTACAAGTTGAAAGCTCATGATGAGAACAATGAATGTGGAATTGGCGATAGAGTAAAAGTAATGGAAACAAGACCGATATCCAAGGACAAAAGATGGAGATTGGTACAAATAGTCGAAAAAGCAAAATAA
- a CDS encoding 50S ribosomal protein L14, with translation MIQQESRLKVADNTGAKEILCIRVLGGSTRRYANVGDIIVATVKDATPGGVVKKGDVVKAVVVRTVKGVRRKDGSYIKFDQNAAVVIKDDKTPKGTRIFGPVARELREKKFMKILSLAPEVL, from the coding sequence ATGATTCAACAAGAATCTAGACTTAAAGTAGCCGATAATACAGGAGCAAAAGAAATACTTTGTATTCGTGTATTAGGAGGATCTACTAGAAGATATGCCAATGTAGGCGATATCATCGTTGCTACAGTTAAAGATGCAACACCAGGTGGCGTTGTAAAAAAAGGTGACGTAGTGAAAGCAGTAGTAGTTAGAACGGTTAAAGGTGTACGTCGTAAAGATGGTTCATATATCAAATTTGACCAAAACGCAGCAGTAGTTATTAAAGACGACAAGACTCCAAAGGGAACTCGTATATTTGGACCTGTTGCAAGAGAACTTCGTGAAAAAAAATTCATGAAAATATTATCATTAGCACCAGAAGTATTATAA
- a CDS encoding 50S ribosomal protein L24, translated as MKLKTGDTVQVIAGKDKGKKGKILSVDKKNGRVLVEGINMATKHSKPSAKNQQGGIIHQEAAITVSNVMYVHKGQPTRLGIKLTKEERDGKMKNVRLRVAKSTGEVID; from the coding sequence ATCAAATTAAAAACTGGCGATACAGTACAAGTGATTGCTGGTAAAGATAAAGGTAAAAAAGGTAAAATCCTTTCTGTTGACAAGAAAAACGGAAGAGTCTTAGTTGAAGGCATTAACATGGCTACGAAACATAGTAAGCCAAGTGCGAAAAATCAACAAGGTGGCATTATTCATCAAGAAGCTGCCATTACAGTATCTAACGTTATGTATGTTCATAAAGGTCAACCAACAAGATTAGGCATTAAATTGACAAAAGAAGAAAGAGACGGAAAGATGAAAAACGTTCGTCTTAGAGTAGCAAAATCAACAGGTGAAGTAATTGATTAA
- a CDS encoding 50S ribosomal protein L5, translating into MSRLIETYNNEIVDAMMKKFNYKNIMEVPKIEKVVINMGVGEAKENSKAMDAAINDLTIISGQKPLPIKAKKSVAAFKLREGMTIGTKVTLRGKRMYEFVDRLINLSLPRVRDFRGVNANSFDGRGNYALGVKEQLIFPEISYEKIDKIRGMDVIFVTTAKTDEEARELLTLFGMPFKKQ; encoded by the coding sequence ATGAGTAGATTAATAGAGACTTACAATAATGAAATTGTTGATGCAATGATGAAAAAGTTTAATTATAAAAACATTATGGAAGTACCAAAAATAGAAAAAGTTGTTATTAATATGGGTGTTGGTGAAGCAAAAGAAAATTCTAAAGCTATGGATGCCGCTATTAATGATTTAACAATTATTTCAGGACAAAAACCACTTCCAATCAAAGCTAAAAAGTCAGTAGCTGCTTTTAAGTTAAGAGAAGGAATGACAATTGGTACTAAAGTAACCCTTCGTGGTAAGAGAATGTATGAGTTTGTAGATAGACTTATTAATTTATCACTTCCACGTGTTCGTGACTTTAGAGGCGTTAATGCCAATTCATTCGATGGCAGAGGAAACTATGCTTTAGGCGTTAAAGAACAATTAATATTCCCAGAAATATCTTACGAAAAAATCGATAAGATCAGAGGGATGGATGTTATATTTGTAACGACTGCTAAAACTGATGAAGAAGCTCGAGAACTGTTAACATTATTCGGAATGCCTTTCAAAAAGCAGTAA
- a CDS encoding type Z 30S ribosomal protein S14, whose product MAKTSMKVKQQRTPKFAVQAYSRCRICGRPHGYLRKYGVCRICFRELAYKGQIPGVRKASW is encoded by the coding sequence ATGGCAAAAACATCAATGAAAGTGAAACAACAACGTACGCCTAAGTTCGCTGTTCAAGCGTACAGTCGTTGTAGAATTTGCGGAAGACCTCACGGTTACTTAAGAAAGTATGGCGTGTGTAGAATTTGTTTCCGTGAACTTGCATATAAAGGACAAATACCTGGCGTTAGAAAAGCTAGCTGGTAA
- a CDS encoding 30S ribosomal protein S8: protein MTMSDPIADMLTRIRNANTAKHDFVDVPASIMKLAIAEILTKEGFIKGYKSIEDGHIKTIRLELKYGKDKSEKVISGIKKISKPGLRVYAGKDELPKVLGGLGTAIISTNKGIITDKEARKINVGGEVIAFIW, encoded by the coding sequence ATGACAATGAGTGATCCTATTGCAGATATGTTAACTAGAATTAGAAATGCGAACACAGCTAAACACGATTTTGTTGATGTGCCAGCTTCAATCATGAAGCTTGCAATTGCAGAAATATTAACAAAAGAAGGTTTTATCAAAGGATATAAATCCATTGAAGATGGTCACATTAAAACAATTCGATTAGAGTTAAAATATGGCAAAGATAAAAGCGAAAAAGTTATTTCTGGTATTAAGAAAATTTCAAAGCCTGGGCTCCGAGTATACGCTGGTAAAGATGAATTACCAAAGGTATTAGGTGGTCTTGGAACAGCAATTATTTCAACAAATAAGGGTATTATTACAGATAAAGAAGCTAGAAAGATCAATGTTGGCGGCGAAGTAATCGCATTTATTTGGTAA
- a CDS encoding 50S ribosomal protein L6 has product MSRIGRLPIEIPAGVEVNVTDKNFITVKGPKGSLERQLVKEITVEKVEDQILVTRPNDLKKMRSLHGLTRTLVANMVEGVTKGYEKKLEINGVGYRAVKQGNKIVLSLGYSHPVEMIDPEGIETVVEGTNVIIVRGINKEQVGQFAAEIRIKRKPEPYKGKGIKYSDEVIIRKEGKTGKK; this is encoded by the coding sequence ATGTCAAGAATTGGAAGATTACCTATTGAAATTCCAGCTGGTGTAGAAGTTAATGTTACTGACAAAAACTTCATCACAGTGAAAGGACCAAAAGGTTCTTTAGAAAGACAATTGGTTAAAGAAATTACGGTAGAAAAAGTAGAAGATCAAATCCTTGTTACAAGACCTAATGATTTAAAGAAAATGAGATCATTACATGGTTTAACAAGAACATTGGTAGCTAATATGGTTGAAGGTGTAACCAAAGGTTACGAAAAGAAATTAGAAATCAATGGTGTTGGTTATAGAGCTGTAAAACAAGGGAACAAAATAGTATTATCTTTAGGTTACAGCCATCCTGTTGAAATGATAGATCCTGAAGGCATTGAAACAGTGGTTGAAGGAACAAATGTTATCATTGTAAGAGGTATTAATAAAGAACAAGTTGGACAATTTGCTGCTGAAATTAGAATTAAAAGAAAACCAGAACCTTACAAAGGTAAAGGTATTAAATATTCTGATGAAGTTATCATACGTAAAGAAGGTAAAACAGGTAAGAAGTAA
- a CDS encoding 50S ribosomal protein L18, whose translation MVNKEVRSKVRVKKHRKIRNKIQGTSERPRLCVFRSNSHIYAQIIDDTKGVTLTAASTLDKDFQLEKKNDVEAAKAVGTTIAKKAVEKGIGSVVFDRGGYIYHGKVQALADAAREAGLIF comes from the coding sequence ATGGTAAATAAAGAAGTAAGATCAAAAGTACGTGTTAAAAAACACAGAAAGATCAGAAACAAAATTCAAGGCACTTCTGAAAGACCACGTTTATGTGTGTTTAGAAGTAACAGTCATATATATGCACAAATTATTGATGATACAAAAGGTGTAACACTTACAGCTGCATCAACATTAGACAAAGATTTTCAACTTGAAAAGAAAAATGATGTTGAAGCTGCCAAAGCAGTTGGTACCACTATCGCTAAAAAAGCAGTAGAAAAAGGTATCGGAAGTGTTGTATTTGACCGTGGAGGTTATATATACCATGGTAAAGTGCAAGCTTTAGCTGATGCTGCAAGAGAAGCAGGATTAATTTTCTAA
- a CDS encoding 30S ribosomal protein S5, which translates to MKHTVLDTSGMDLKEKVVSIRRVTKVVKGGRNFRFAALVVVGDENGHVGAGMGKATEIPEAIRKGIDDAKKKMIEIPIDENGSIPHDYLGNFGSASVLLKRAPEGTGVIAGGPVRAVLELAGIKNIRTKSLGSNNKNNVVAATIQGLFELKTPEQVAKLRGKSVEEITG; encoded by the coding sequence ATGAAACATACAGTTTTAGATACAAGCGGAATGGACCTTAAAGAAAAAGTAGTATCCATTAGACGTGTAACGAAAGTTGTTAAAGGCGGACGTAATTTTAGATTTGCAGCTTTGGTTGTTGTTGGAGACGAAAATGGTCATGTTGGAGCTGGAATGGGAAAAGCAACTGAAATTCCAGAAGCAATCCGTAAAGGCATTGATGATGCTAAAAAGAAAATGATCGAAATTCCAATTGATGAGAATGGCAGTATCCCACATGACTACCTTGGTAACTTTGGAAGTGCTTCTGTACTTCTTAAAAGAGCACCAGAAGGTACTGGAGTAATCGCTGGTGGACCAGTACGTGCCGTACTTGAGCTTGCAGGAATTAAAAATATTAGAACAAAATCTTTAGGTTCAAATAATAAAAATAATGTTGTTGCGGCAACAATACAAGGTTTATTTGAATTAAAGACTCCAGAACAAGTTGCAAAACTTCGTGGAAAATCAGTAGAAGAAATCACAGGTTAG
- a CDS encoding 50S ribosomal protein L30: MANKLKITLVKSTIGAIPKHKKTAVALGLTKLNKTVEQQDNPAIRGMVKHIIHLIKVEEI; this comes from the coding sequence ATGGCAAATAAATTAAAAATCACACTTGTTAAATCAACCATTGGAGCCATTCCTAAACACAAAAAAACTGCAGTAGCATTAGGTTTAACAAAGCTAAACAAAACAGTTGAGCAACAAGATAACCCTGCAATTAGAGGGATGGTAAAACACATTATTCACTTAATCAAAGTTGAAGAAATATAG
- a CDS encoding 50S ribosomal protein L15 gives MNLSDLRPVEGSTSNRYRKGRGHGSGNGKFAGRGRDGQNSRSGGGTRIGFEGGQMPLYRRLPKRGFTCRSSKEIIGINIEALNVFRAGGVVTIEKLIEKGIVNNPKDGVKILGNGEMTKKLTVQANAFSKSAIEKIEAAGGKAEVV, from the coding sequence ATGAATTTATCAGATTTAAGACCTGTTGAAGGTTCAACGAGCAATAGATATAGAAAAGGGAGAGGTCATGGTTCAGGTAACGGTAAATTTGCTGGAAGAGGAAGAGATGGACAAAACTCTCGTTCTGGCGGAGGAACTAGAATTGGATTTGAAGGTGGTCAAATGCCACTTTACAGACGACTTCCAAAAAGAGGTTTTACTTGCAGAAGTTCTAAAGAAATTATTGGCATCAATATTGAAGCCCTTAATGTATTTAGAGCTGGCGGTGTAGTCACAATTGAGAAACTAATCGAAAAAGGCATAGTAAACAATCCAAAAGATGGCGTTAAAATATTAGGAAATGGCGAGATGACGAAAAAGTTAACTGTTCAAGCAAATGCTTTCAGTAAATCAGCCATTGAAAAAATAGAAGCTGCTGGTGGGAAAGCCGAGGTGGTGTAA